Within the Desulfotignum phosphitoxidans DSM 13687 genome, the region AGCAGCACCGCCACCATCACGGACATGGGAATGGTGAATTCCATAAATCGGGGCAAGGTGAACACAATCATCATGATCACAGCCAGCATGTCTGCATTGTAATTGACCACCAGGTTCATGATTTCCGGAATCCGGGTCATCAGAAACACAAAAGTCAGAAAACACAGGCTGATCCCGAAAGGCGGGAAAAATTCCCGGAAAATATACCGATGTATGGTGGTGGGCGCACGCATAAGAAAGGAAATTATAAGTTTGGACTCCCGGTGTCAAGGCATGATGCAAATACCGGTTTTCAAACCCGGCATTTCATGGTATGAACACCTTCATGAACTGCATTGTCATCGCCGGGGGCCGCCTGGATCCGGCCCGGACCCGAACCTGGCACCGGCACATCCACCGTCTTCTGAAAACCGCGGATCTGATTATTGCTGCGGACAGCGGCGCCGGACATCTGAAAAAAAACGGAGTCCTTCCCCATGTGATCGTCGGGGATCTGGACTCCATTGACCCGGACACACTGAACTTTTTCAAAAAAAACAAAGTCCCGGTCCAACCTTATCCCCGCCGGAAAAACAGAACCGATATGGAATTGTGCCTGGATTATGCCAAAAACCGGGGTGCCACCCATATCACCATGCTGGCTGCCACCGGTACCCGGCTGGATCATACACTGGCCAATGTACTGCTGCTGGTTCCCCTGGCAGATGCCGGTATCTGTGTCAGAATCATGGATGCGCACAATGAGATCTGCCTGGTGAAAGACCGATTGGAACTGTCCGGAAATCCCGGGGATCTGGTGTCGCTCATCCCTTTGACCGCCACGGTCACCGGGGTCACCCTCACGGGCCTGTCCTATCCGCTCCGGGATCAGACATTGAGAATAGGCACCACCCTGGGCATCAGCAATTTTTTTTCAGAATCCGCGGCACAGATTTCCATCAAGTCCGGCACGCTTCTGGTGATCCGGTCCATGGATTGAATAAAAAAAGGTGCGCTTTTTACAGCACACCTTTTTTTACAATTTATCAATACAATATATGATCAGCCGCAGGATCCGCCGCATCCGCCACAATCCGGTGCGCCGAGATCCATATTGGAATCCAGATGAAATCCCATTCCCGTGAAATCGATTTTAATCTGTTCCGCTTTTTGCATGAATTCTTTGTCCACAACAAATTTGTGACCTTTTACTTCAAAACTGTCATCTGAATTTTTAGGCTCATCCAGAGCCATGGCCAGGGAGGGTCCCCCTCAGCCGCCGGAATTCAGAAAAATACGAATCGGGGTCGGTTCCTTCCCCTGAAAGTAGTTGTCGATCTGCTCCTTTGCAGGATCTGTCAATTCAATCATTGGTAAACTCTCCTTATGGTTTATTGAATTCAGGATGTGCCCGCCTGAATGACCCATAGTTTAATCACCGTCCCATGGCCTGTCAATGTCAGGCGGCCTTTTTTTATCCTCCGGTCATCAAAGTGGTATTCACGCGTTGCCATATTTGAAAAATTCTATATAACATATATTTATGAAATTGTCCGTTCCTTTTATTGCGGATGACCCCTATATCGATTTTCTGGTTAAAAACAAATCGTTACTGTCATCTGTGTATTTTGCGTTGCCAGACGGTCCGGCACTCGATGCCCGGGTTCAGTTCGGATCTTTGGACTTGCCTTTTTTAAAAAAGCATCTGCCCCGCCTGGGTAAAATCAAAACCTATTGTCTTTTCAACACCCGCTTTATCACCCCGGACCGGTATTTTGACACCCGGTTTCTGAACCGGATACTGGACCGGCTCCAGGCCCTGGATTCGATTGGCGGCCTCAGCGGCATCGTGTTCTCGGATATGTATCTGCTCACGGCCCTGTCAAAAACCGGGCACAAACAGGTGAAATCCCTGGAAGCCGTGCCCGGAATCAACATGATGCTGGACAATGCCCCCAAAGCATTTTCCATGCTGGCAGCCATCCGGGAAACCCGGTTTAAACTGCCTGGAAAACTGGTGCTGGACCGATCTTTGAACCGGGATTTCAACGGCTTGGGAAAAATGGTGTCCGCCATCCGGCAGGCCTTTCCGGATGTGGGCATTGAACTGATGGCCAATGAAGGGTGCCTGAGCCACTGCCCGTTCAAACTCACCCATGATGCCCAGGTGTCTTTGTCCAATACCAGACTGGTCCCGGAGATGACCCACCGGATCAGTCAGGTGCATGGGTGTCATGATTTTTTTCATCATCACCCACATTTTTTTTTCAGCAGTCCGTTCATCCGGCCCGAAGATCTGACCGCGTATGCCCGGCTTGCCGACACGGTCAAAATCAGCGGCCGAACTCTGGGATCACGCTTTTTAATTCAGGCCGTCAATGCATATATCCACCAATCATTTGACGGCAACCTGCTGGAATTGATGGATGCCACCCGGTTTTTAGCCGATGCTTATCACGTGGACAACAAACAGCTGGGACCTGATTTTTTAAACACCCTTGCCGGGTGCAATCACTTGTGTGTAAACTGCACCCGATGCCGGGACCTGTTCAACCGAACCGCCCGGCAACAGACACGGATACTCAAACCTTACAAGGACAGATCATGAAAATACTGGTGACCGGTGGTGCCGGCTATATCGGCAGCCACACCTGCGTGGCCCTTCTCGAACAGAACATGGATGTGGTGGTGGTGGACAATCTGTGCAACAGCACGGAAGCCTCCTTAACCCGGGTGGAGCAGATCACCGGCAAATCCGTGGATTTCTTTAACAGGGATCTGCTGGACAAAGACGCGCTCAGCCGGGTCTTTGAACGGTCCCGGCCCGATGCGGTGATTCATTTTGCCGGGCTCAAAGCCGTGGGGGAATCCATTACCCTGCCGTTGACCTATTTTCACAACAATATTACCGGCACCTTGAACCTGTTGTCGGTCATGGCTGAATCAGATGTCAAAAAAATTATTTTTTCCTCTTCCGCCACCGTGTATGGAGATCCCGACACCCTGCCCATCACGGAAACGTTTCCGTTGTCCGTCACCAACCCCTACGGCCGGACCAAATTAATGATCGAACAGATTCTTGAGGATCTGTTCATATCCGACCCTGCATGGCATATTGCCCGGCTCCGGTATTTCAATCCGGTGGGGGCCCATCCTAGCGGTCTGATCGGAGAAGACCCCCGGGGAATTCCCAACAATCTGGTGCCTTATATCGCCCGGGTGGCCATTGGTTCCCTGGACCGGGTCCGGGTGTTCGGCAATGATTACCCGACCCCGGACGGCACCGGGGTCCGGGATTATATTCATGTGTGTGATCTGGCGGAAGGTCATGTCAAAACCCTGCCCGGACTGCTGGCCGCCCCCGGTGTTCTCACCTACAACTTAGGCACGGGAAAAGGATATTCGGTATTGGAAATGATCCAGGGATTTGAACGGGCCTGCGGCCGCCCCATCCCCTATGACACAGATCCCCGGCGGCCCGGGGATATCGCAGCCTGCTGGGCCGACCCCGGCAAAGCCGAAAACGAACTGGGGTGGAAGGCCACTCGAACCTTAGACGACATGTGTGCAGACGCCTGGCGCTGGCAGCAGAAAAATCCCCATGGCTATGACCGATCCTAACCTTTGTCCGGCCAATTCAGGCCTGGTGGCCATCGGGGCCCGGCTCAGGCACTGTTCCCGGATCACGACACTGGGATTCCGGCCCAATTTTAGTGACTATTCCCTTAAACAACAGCAGCAGCTGATCTCGGCCCGGCGCATCCTCTACCCCACCGCGTTTTATGCAAGTCTGTTCAATGCCATGGGCAAACCCACGTTTCCCAGTGTTCACACCTACACTTTTGCCATGGACAAAATCCGGCAGACCGCCATGTTTCAGATGCTGGGCGTTCCGCATCCCAAAACCCGGGTATATTACGGTCCCCGCCAGAAACAGACCATCCTGTCAGAATTTTCTTTTCCATTCATTGCCAAAATCCCCCGGGGCTCGGCCCGGGGCCAGGGGGTTTTTCTCATTACAAATCCAAAAGATCTGTCCACGTACCTGAACCGGAAAGGCCCGGCCTATATCCAGGAATACCTGGCTTTAGACCGGGACATGCGGATCATCATCATCGGCCGGGACGTGGTGCTGGCCTACTGGCGGGTCGCCCCGGCAGATACCTTCAAAACCAATATCTCCCAGGGAGGCCACATCTGTTTTGATCCGGTGCCGGCCGCTGCTCTGGATCTGGCGCTTTCAACCGCTGACAAATGCGGGTGGGACGATGTGGGCATCGATATTGTGGAATCCCAGGGCCGGTTTCTGGTGCTGGAAGGCAATATGAAATACGGGACCAAAGGATTTAAAACCGTGGGAATCGATTACAAGCAGATGCTGTGCGACAAAATTCTCAACAATGAGGTCTGACCGGGACCGCCTACAGCAACCCGGCGTCTTTTTCATCTTTTTCCCATTCCGACAGATACGCCTGAACAGCGGCATACCTGGCAT harbors:
- a CDS encoding thiamine diphosphokinase — translated: MNCIVIAGGRLDPARTRTWHRHIHRLLKTADLIIAADSGAGHLKKNGVLPHVIVGDLDSIDPDTLNFFKKNKVPVQPYPRRKNRTDMELCLDYAKNRGATHITMLAATGTRLDHTLANVLLLVPLADAGICVRIMDAHNEICLVKDRLELSGNPGDLVSLIPLTATVTGVTLTGLSYPLRDQTLRIGTTLGISNFFSESAAQISIKSGTLLVIRSMD
- a CDS encoding IscA/HesB family protein, producing the protein MIELTDPAKEQIDNYFQGKEPTPIRIFLNSGGUGGPSLAMALDEPKNSDDSFEVKGHKFVVDKEFMQKAEQIKIDFTGMGFHLDSNMDLGAPDCGGCGGSCG
- the galE gene encoding UDP-glucose 4-epimerase GalE; this encodes MKILVTGGAGYIGSHTCVALLEQNMDVVVVDNLCNSTEASLTRVEQITGKSVDFFNRDLLDKDALSRVFERSRPDAVIHFAGLKAVGESITLPLTYFHNNITGTLNLLSVMAESDVKKIIFSSSATVYGDPDTLPITETFPLSVTNPYGRTKLMIEQILEDLFISDPAWHIARLRYFNPVGAHPSGLIGEDPRGIPNNLVPYIARVAIGSLDRVRVFGNDYPTPDGTGVRDYIHVCDLAEGHVKTLPGLLAAPGVLTYNLGTGKGYSVLEMIQGFERACGRPIPYDTDPRRPGDIAACWADPGKAENELGWKATRTLDDMCADAWRWQQKNPHGYDRS
- a CDS encoding ATP-grasp domain-containing protein — encoded protein: MTDPNLCPANSGLVAIGARLRHCSRITTLGFRPNFSDYSLKQQQQLISARRILYPTAFYASLFNAMGKPTFPSVHTYTFAMDKIRQTAMFQMLGVPHPKTRVYYGPRQKQTILSEFSFPFIAKIPRGSARGQGVFLITNPKDLSTYLNRKGPAYIQEYLALDRDMRIIIIGRDVVLAYWRVAPADTFKTNISQGGHICFDPVPAAALDLALSTADKCGWDDVGIDIVESQGRFLVLEGNMKYGTKGFKTVGIDYKQMLCDKILNNEV